GTTTGTAAGACTTTAGATGcaaaaattgaaagattGCCTGGTGCATACTATAAAATAGCAGACTCAATGGTCAGATTCCATACTGAAAACGCAGAAGATAAAGACCGTGTTTCAAGTGTGGTTGGGGAAACTATCACTCATATTAATACTTTGTTCGGCTCGAAAGGTGTTCATGCTTATTTACATAAaggtattttatttgtcCAACAAACCGGTTTATCAATAGATGctattcaatttattttaagatATTATAGTGCCACAACTTCAGGTTCTAATTCTGAATTAAGTATAGATCAAAAAGTTGAACCTTCTATTCCGATATCACCTGTAAAACAGCCAAAttcatatttcaataaacaTAATTTCCCAGATCAAGCCATTGATTTCGCATTAGTATCAGGATCATCATCTCCAGTGGTTGAACCACTATTTGGCGTAATTAATACTGAAGtcaataattcttctttgaaatttggTCATTCGATAGTTTATGGCAATACACTAGCTTCGTTAGCCAATGAACATGTAGATGGTGCCAATGAATTGATCAATGTATTAGAGATGATCTCTAGCGATGATTCAAAAGAAACTTAGGCTTACAAATAgacttattttttattaaatttagataCCTATATAGAGCGTTATTTCTATAAGTaatgtataaataattttttaaacgATTTAATGACTATAATTTGCTCTCAAGAAAATTGCTAACGTTAAACAATACTATGTCAGCAACTTAACAGTAGTTAAAGGTTCAAGATTTAAGTTTTATCGAATTCGACTTATTATTAAGACACTTTTGACAGAGGTTtcttataaaaataaacaaatattctAGTGATAAACTTAACTGTTTATGGTAGTGTTATTAGCATTGCATATACATTCTCTATCCGATAATTTCTGTTCATTAGATTTCAGAATGTGcgagattaaaaaaatgcgAAATATGCCAAATTAGGTAACTCCGAGTTTTGTATTTAAACTTACTTTTGCCTCTAGTTCTCTATCGTTGGATAATTAGCTATACTATTCATATATGGACTCTTGAAATTTATGATTATTGAAgtaagaaatatttgaataatttacaCAAGTATATTGGGTTTTCCTTTAATATTCCTCGGTTATGTTTGTTTCGCACTGACAATCTTCACCAAATATACTAAAAAATCTAGAGACAGTTAATAGATTTCCAATAATTActtgtaatttttaaactaaaattgtattttgaattactttaagttatttgaaaagattaagataaaatgaatcaatgtgtatatatatatagtagTATGGTATACAGTCTATAAGTTTATTGCGAAATTATAaccaattttaattcaaaactAATATTCATTAAGAAATTACTTACtaattcaagaaaattaaCAATATGTTGGACAAATAGTCTAAAATAGACATAAAAATTGAGTACCTTATACAAAATACTAAAATACCATTATGCACGAATTTAATAACAGATCTAATTTAGAGGAAgctaaaaaatattgttggcacttcaaaaataaaaataggtAAATTTAGtaaatgttaaaaaattcttctgTTAATATTACCCTATTTTGCAATACTTGGTTAATTTTAGGTAGAAATTGAGAGAATCAAAATACTGTAAAAcataaatgaaaaaatgaTTATGTTGCAATTTATCATAAGAAggtaataaaatatctgtATACATCTACCTAATTGTgttttagaaataatagaaatgcACTGTGCTGAACCTTCAGACATAGAAAGAAGGAGAAGAGACAAGTAATTCTTTGgaaattcaatattcttAACTTGTAACAACCGTTAATTTTCACCTTTTAAGCATTCCCTGTGAATCTGGGAAAGTTTTTGGGAATTTTTCGAagttaaaattatttgaggtaaaatatcaaaaataacTTGGTAACAAACTCAATAATCagtttattatcaaaatctaCTGCTAATAAGAAGTGCAGATGGTTAGTTTCCCCTTTAAAATCAATAGCttgttattttttggaAGCCTAGACcttcttctttatcaaAAACATGTTATAAAGcagaagatattttaactgttatataataaaaaaattaacaataaaataatgCTAATGAAGTTATATatgtttcatttttatttaatattcttttcaattttgcTATTTTGTATACTGTTTAATatgtttattaattttaaactaTTTTTTATGCTAAATATAAACCTTTGCTTTTCactcttttattttcagatTTAAAAAGCTTCAAAAATGAGAcaaataataccaatattgaataaaatgtCTGTTTTTGTTGATACTACATCCATACCATTACTCTTGTTCTACTCCATagaataattgaaattttattttgtgaCACCTATCACATGATACCTTCCGAGTTTGTCATttctgaaaaaattgaaaaatttttcagtggaataaaatgatgaagtagcaaaggaaaaaaaaataaagtatttaattataaGCACAAATAACACCTCACTTAAGATAATCGTACGTCAAAATGGGTAAGAAGAACACTAAAGGTGGTAAGAAAGGTAGAAGAGGTAAGAACGAATCCGATGGTCAGAAGCGTGAATTGATCTACAGAGAAGAAGGTCAAGAATATGCCCAAATTACCAAAATGTTAGGTAATGGTAGAGTGGAAGCTACTTGTTTCGATGGTGTTAAGAGAATGGCTCATATCAGAGGTAAATTAAGAAAGAGAGTTTGGATGGGTCAAggtgatattattttggttTCTTTAAGAGATTTCCAAGATGATCAATGTGATGTTGTTCATAAATATAACTTGGATGAAGCTAGAACATTGAAGACTCAGGGTGAATTACCAGAAAATgctaaaattaatgaaaccGATAACTTTGGTTTCGAATCTGATGAAGAAGTTAACTTCGAATTCGGTGCtgaagatgatgacgaAGATGAAGGTGAATCTGATTTcgatattgatgatatttagtttaatttaattattcctatttttttgtttttatttttcaattcatccCTTCCTattctttcattttttcatcaaaattatatacaGGAAATTATCAACTGTAATTTTTCCATACATTTTTGGTAATTAGTACATTATTTTaatgtttaataataatgttagtttttataataaaccCTATGTAACTCTTTATAATTTTGCCATGTAGATTATCACATAATTCCATTacattatattaataatttccactgctattaatttatgcaaaaataaattctttaatccTAGTACGAATGCTTTATCATGTGTTAAAtgaattcttttatttataaattgtataatatgaatatttgtATAACCTGTATAAAAAGCTGTAGATAAATCTATATATGTTTGagaaaggaaaaaaatgcCATTAAAAAGAATGTATAATATAATGTGTTCGTTAAGTTAATGATGAAGTTAATAGTTTACAAAGAGAATACTGCATTAAAGATGAttcaattttcattattggaaatttttttcaattcttctaatCTATCACTTAATCTCTTTCTCTTTGTGAAGCTTGGAACTTTCTTTGTTGAATCGATATTTTCGTCATCACTTGAAAGTCCAACGcttgtatttttatcattgtCGTTAGTACTCTTAGCTAAGACATAATAGTCACTAAAAACCTTCCTTCTTCTGACGTTAATAAACCAGTTagataattgaattttagTTAACCCTGttaaaactaataattcGGACTTTTCCTTTGGAGTAGGGTATGGGTTGCGTAAATGGTTTAGCAACcaatcatttaaaatttgaactGTTTCCTTTGGTAAATTCGATCTTTTTGAAAccatataatttaattttgatttctttAACGAGtgatttttttcagtttGTTTCTCAGTTACATTTACAGTTACATCTCTATTTAAATGCTCTTGATTTTGTTGTAGTTTCTCATTATCTTGAGCAGATTTGTCTGTTGGAATAATCAATGGTGATGGCGATGGTGATGGTAGAGAACTGTGATAATTTGAATCTCCGGCTGTAGTTGGAAGTGAAAGAAGAGACGAGGAAgaagtattaaaattattattattacccaTAGAGAAAgtactattattacttgaaCTGCTAGAACTTCTAGAATGTAAACAATGATGTGATTGAGGAGGGGTAGTAGGAGAAACAGAGACTACTGGAGGAGGTAATATGAATGTAGGAGTTTGAATTGATGTTTTGATTGCATAAGGATGGTTACAATTgtgattaatattttgatgtGCAGGTGTTTGAGGGAAATTCAATGGAGTATAAGTATTTCTTTGTTGAACATCGATAGCGTTAAACAAAGTTTGGATAGATGGTAGCATAACATTTGAAGATTGCATGATAAACGGTGGGGTATATTCGAAAAGTAAAAAAGGATAGTGGTATTTTGAAAAGGGGTTAACTCAAAGATgtgaataattttaatttattatgtAGCAAAAAGATTTAcattaaagtaaaaattaGCTAAGTTAAGAAAATAGTATTTAGCAAAAACCAAGAATGCGTCTTTTATacaaaaatgaaataatattattaatatatataaaactgTCGTAGATCTAAATTGAAGCTTAAGGCATTAACTCAAAATTTAGATCAAGTAACGGTacataaattaatttaatttgcAACAGGAATGAATGGTAGCTTTGAGAGCTAGACGATCCTGCACAGATAATTGGTGCTtgaataattgaaatagTTGGTTGGGTTTCCCAGGTACGAGGAACGAGGGGAAAGCTAaaccaaaataataattcaacacgtaaaaagaaacgaaataaaatggaaaaCCAAACAAAGTACAGGAATATCATGGAAGAATGCTAATAAACAAAAGCCAATAATATCAGCGAAGAGCTCGGAGAAAGTCAACAGAGGCCCATATATTATAACCCATAATGGGAGACATAAACGGAGTCTTCAGCTAAACAGTTGGGAACGCAACATATGAAAAATCCCAAATGGAGCATAGTAAGGCACTAGTGAAAAGCAAGAGTATAAGGGTAGAGTTGGGATGAGATCGATGAATCAATGAATATAGCAATCGATCGAGCAATAGAGTAATTAATGCTACAACGAGTTTGATTGAGAAAGAGACGCAAGTCGATggataaaagaaataaataaacgAGCCCAAAACACAACCCTTGATTGAACGATGGGTATACGAACGCCTGTAAACATGGCAGAAGCATCTCTTGACACAAGATTGTAAAAAAGCAGCCACTAATACGTAACTCCAACCCCAGTAATCCAGGCTCAAACTCAAATTAAAGCCTAATAATCATCACCATCGTGGTgagaattaataatagtagcATATAGGCCAGGTGTAGAGAAGAAGCTTGATTACCAACAAGGAATAATGGTTAATTAACAAATCAACATTTTCCGTGGAGTGTTGGAAGATTTCTCAGAAACTGCCGGACAATATTTTCGTTGCAGGAAAAAGCCAAGCCGGAAATTTTGTCATTAAACCAAAAAATTAgtgaataaattaaaatggtaaataaattagtaaataaataaagaaaagaaacGGATGCATGCAAAAATAACGATTCTAAGGCAACCGGAAACGTTTACGATTCGATAACAGTGGGAAAAAGTGTCGGTCATTTGTTGGACCCAAACGTACGAGGGTCTCTGCTATTGGGATAGAGACAAAAATAACATACGTAGTATACGAAGTCACCAGTTAAATCGACGCAGCCGTGTGTCACTTCGTTTATTCATAGTGATCACAAACAATCACAGACATAATCACAGTGCAAAATAGCCTAATACAATACAAACAGACAGAGATCGTCAGGGATCTCCTCCAGATCTGGATGCGAAAATAGGCACACAGCCTCGTCTTGTATAGCTCCATTGTAAAGTTGAAGGGACAACATCAGCCACAAAAACCAGTAGAAGGTAACCCTGTACGTCCTTTAGCATGTAGCTTGCAAAAATGGGACATGAAGGGTGGCAGGAGTAAAAGGTAACCCAAATTCTCAAGCCACGGCCATTATCGAAATCAATGGTCGAAAGCATACAATTGGACAGTCACAAAGGAAAAGTTGAGTAAAAGGTATAATGGGGTATCGATATATGCATTAGGTTATCCAACAGTTTCTGAGGACAAGTATTTTCCGTTGGGTGCTTCTGTACCATTTCCAGTAGTCTCCAGTATTTTGGTCATGGTAAACCTCCCGGACTGGAAAAGCTGCCACGAGGTTGCTTATGATTCTGCGTATGTGCTCGTGATTATCAATTTGTCCCTTTCAACCTTTATAAGATGTTGTTGACCTTGTTAGGTATCATACGACCTACAGCTTTTCTTAGGTTGGGTGAGCTATAAGGAGCATAACCCAACAAGAATCAGTAGGAAAAAAGCAAGTTCCGTAGCAGCCTTGCCGTAATTCTTGCTCGTCGTAACCATCTAAAATAAAACCCTCCGTAAATGTCAGCAAGAAAACGACGCTATCAGAGATTTGACACAAGCTGTTGACACAAAGTTCCCATCGTTTCCATCATAGTTTCGTTTATCGTTGTCTCTTCTCTATCCATGAGGAACTCTAAGTAGTAACAAGATAAAACGTCATTTGCACATGTAGGAAGCCAACTTTATCTGACCATTCTCCTATTTGGTAATGATGTCGCCTTGTATTCCCTGCAACATGTTGCGTGTGCATGAAATCTAGATTAAATTCTGCACCCCCTATCTTTGTGGTTTGACGTATTCCTCGTTTAACCTCATTTTTGTTGGTGTCtgattattttctttttctttaagaAACTTTTCACCAAATTGggaattttatttatgcAGTTGTCTCGTATAGCTGGGTTCATAGATCTCGGAATCCATTACAAAACACGCTTTTTTCCCGATTCAGGTTTTGAAAGTGTCATCATGTGTTTATACGCATCAAAGACACATGAccattcttattattaagtTTCGTGAATGTTTACCATGGTTAATGctgaataataatttattcacGTGTTTTCGTTAGCATACCAACGCGATCCTCGAAAGaatgtaatattatttgttcaAACGACATCGTCACaaaattgataaagaaGATTCGTTAATTGATGCTTCAGGAATTCGCGATTTagaatttgttttttttgtaatctTTGGTGGCAATCTTGGAGATACTTCGTTGCAGTTACTAACAATGTGGAGGAAGGCCCTAGGGTGCCTAAAGACacctttaatttttgaatatctcaatatttcattttcagaGCAGAAagaatgtttttttttggtgCATATGTAGGGGAATGGTGGCGCATGTTTAGGAGTGTTCTTATTCAATGATGTTTGTTTCTCGTTTGTTAACTGTATTGTTGAAGGAATTTCTATTCTAGGATATTGTTACGCATTAAATTTGTGACATTGCCTTCTACGTTTATTAATTTGGCGTATCtagttaaaaatttcagatATTGTTTTGATTCCTATGAATAttcttaaaataattttatctaaaaatatttatcttaCAATGTATATTTGTTTGtgctaaaaataaattgcaattgaattttttgcAAGATCTAAATTGTAGCAGCTCAAGTGCATCTGCTTCTCATCAATACATAATACTTGTCAATAAGGTTGGCTTGTAGCCAAGTAGCAAAATATTCAACCAACCTTTAGACAGCTGTTCAATTTGGTATGGAATCTCTATGATAAGATTGGTAACTTGGTAATCTTAATGTACTTACCATCTCTTTGTCTACTACTAAAATTGGAACTCTAAAGCATATGGTGTAAAATATCTTTGCTTTATCTTGAACGTTACCTTTTAGCTCcggataattttttaataataatttccttttattttcacattctttaattttttctatttcatCTGGTTCAAGTATCCTTTCAAATTTAACTTTTAATCCAATAACATGGATCGTTTTTAACTTGCAACGATGTGCATCGATGGAACttctttcaatttgaaaagGTTGGAGCCAATATTTGAAACTATATCCATAAATCATCTCCTCTAATCTtcttaattctttatcGGTTTTTTGTATATCGTACTTTCCATTCGGTAAATGAAGTCTTGgaatatgaaattttaaataactATCATCGGTATGGCTAGTATTGGTTTCAAAATCATAGTGAAACAGTTCGTTGGTATTTGAGTGATAAATGTTATTCTTTTGGACTTgtattttatcattatcttttGGGTATCTTAAAGAAGATTGTCTCATTTTCCTCATTGATTGAGAGTGAATACTGTTTGATCTGAGACTGGATAGGTTTGATAATTGAGATTGGAAGGGGCtgttatttgaaaatatatcacTAGCAGATGTGTTTGATTCTAAAAATGAATCTTTAGCTTCATCAGAAGGGGATGGATTCCAAAATTCCTCTGATGAAACATCTTCAATACAAATCGGAGTTTTGCAAAGAATATGTTTGATCTTCCCTTCATGTTTGTCCATTATATACTCTAAACTTGTAtgatctaataataattcactTTGTTTAACAAAGGGTTCATCTTTTTGCttgtaaatatattcatttgaatgaagcttttgttgttttttatttttctttttatatataaaactgGGAATTCTAACCTCTTGTAATAAAACTGTTTGCATGTTGGATATCTTTAGCTTTTCTTTaactaaaatatttttttcaattaaaaattcaatattccATGGATTTTCACAATCACCTAGTTGcaccatttttttatcaatatttaatgcATAGTCAAATTTAAACTTGTCTTGTTCATCAAGCTCtgaatcatttttatcCATCAGAAGGTCAAAATCGTCGTTATAATTGTATGTGAAGTCGCCCAGCCGTTTTCTTCTACACCATTGGCCCATTGTCCTGATGGATTCATTTTCTAGTGTGCAACTTGATGGTAGGACTTTCTTGAAACAAATTTCTTGTGATAGAAGAACTAGGTCAGTAtgtgaatttaaatttgaaaatgatgttcttttatttaaactgaagaaattttttgtttgataTTGGTTTTTTAAGCT
This DNA window, taken from Henningerozyma blattae CBS 6284 chromosome 3, complete genome, encodes the following:
- the TIF11 gene encoding translation initiation complex factor eIF1A (similar to Saccharomyces cerevisiae TIF11 (YMR260C); ancestral locus Anc_8.812); the protein is MGKKNTKGGKKGRRGKNESDGQKRELIYREEGQEYAQITKMLGNGRVEATCFDGVKRMAHIRGKLRKRVWMGQGDIILVSLRDFQDDQCDVVHKYNLDEARTLKTQGELPENAKINETDNFGFESDEEVNFEFGAEDDDEDEGESDFDIDDI
- the SPO23 gene encoding Spo23p (similar to Saccharomyces cerevisiae SPO23 (YBR250W); ancestral locus Anc_6.169) is translated as MKTSPLFNTALWRYSNSKKNNSAATLHLMNEASTSQESSNKLKKKQNIFENLPSYEVTTSEEKKIIKLKNLKFEGTLLRNYHESLEYLYDSLNIEENPFQNFCHNNKDGYSIELVVPEMNKKIYIPTLPVHKEQEFGYNHEFNTIDLGKNYVDPEISNSSPISISGKVKISLVRDYPIKINCIIVSLKCFSNEFGHYVKENSKNQKGTVRLLDSTTTSNKYSEPFPDFSYQLQKCTPKKTIQIFLLKRPLSLGISKSSVFEYPFNFNIDFLNDEFSGSYKNTYGTCNYRLECKVVLENSTSSLKNQYQTKNFFSLNKRTSFSNLNSHTDLVLLSQEICFKKVLPSSCTLENESIRTMGQWCRRKRLGDFTYNYNDDFDLLMDKNDSELDEQDKFKFDYALNIDKKMVQLGDCENPWNIEFLIEKNILVKEKLKISNMQTVLLQEVRIPSFIYKKKNKKQQKLHSNEYIYKQKDEPFVKQSELLLDHTSLEYIMDKHEGKIKHILCKTPICIEDVSSEEFWNPSPSDEAKDSFLESNTSASDIFSNNSPFQSQLSNLSSLRSNSIHSQSMRKMRQSSLRYPKDNDKIQVQKNNIYHSNTNELFHYDFETNTSHTDDSYLKFHIPRLHLPNGKYDIQKTDKELRRLEEMIYGYSFKYWLQPFQIERSSIDAHRCKLKTIHVIGLKVKFERILEPDEIEKIKECENKRKLLLKNYPELKGNVQDKAKIFYTICFRVPILVVDKEMVSTLRLPSYQSYHRDSIPN
- the TOS8 gene encoding Tos8p (similar to Saccharomyces cerevisiae TOS8 (YGL096W) and CUP9 (YPL177C); ancestral locus Anc_6.170); this encodes MLPSIQTLFNAIDVQQRNTYTPLNFPQTPAHQNINHNCNHPYAIKTSIQTPTFILPPPVVSVSPTTPPQSHHCLHSRSSSSSSNNSTFSMGNNNNFNTSSSSLLSLPTTAGDSNYHSSLPSPSPSPLIIPTDKSAQDNEKLQQNQEHLNRDVTVNVTEKQTEKNHSLKKSKLNYMVSKRSNLPKETVQILNDWLLNHLRNPYPTPKEKSELLVLTGLTKIQLSNWFINVRRRKVFSDYYVLAKSTNDNDKNTSVGLSSDDENIDSTKKVPSFTKRKRLSDRLEELKKISNNEN